Proteins encoded in a region of the Sulfurimonas marina genome:
- a CDS encoding flagellar protein FlaG, with protein MDGIANVAKQQQTQMGAQELQGRSIEQNQSTQLQQQDIVKEVQQDTVDSAKKLNSKEDVEKLVKQLNEALAPISTNIKFGVDSQDIFYVSVIEAKSNRMIRRFPAEDAQIVLPKMQEVNGILFDSKG; from the coding sequence ATGGACGGCATAGCAAATGTTGCTAAACAGCAACAGACTCAGATGGGTGCACAAGAGCTTCAAGGACGAAGCATAGAGCAAAATCAATCGACACAATTACAACAACAAGATATTGTCAAAGAGGTGCAACAAGACACTGTTGATTCAGCAAAAAAACTCAACTCAAAAGAGGATGTTGAAAAACTTGTAAAACAGCTGAATGAGGCGTTAGCACCTATTAGTACAAATATCAAATTTGGAGTTGATTCCCAAGATATATTTTATGTTTCAGTTATAGAAGCAAAAAGCAATAGAATGATACGAAGATTTCCGGCTGAAGACGCACAAATTGTTTTACCGAAAATGCAAGAAGTAAATGGGATTTTATTCGATTCAAAAGGATAA
- a CDS encoding MFS transporter — translation MNSYIQLLKQEKILRRLSFIQLISYFGAWFSNVAIYTLLLKMEVSAEVVSFVAMLHFLAGVVQAPFSGAIIDMVKPKKLMLSLIALEIIATAFLVMVTTHNHLLLLYVLIFVKMAAASFYFTTEMSLLPKILDAKVLQKANELHSIIWSLSYTLGMAISGFVVYLLGIKIAFILDALFFVVAFYLLSTLKIEVDLLTQKEKLSEMMRDTFRYLKRTPKAFHLMVVHAFVGLTAFDALVALMVDKYYAGIIATSLALGLLHSARAVGLVVGPVVLGKFVNNKRLIYIFIAQALAVLLWSYVMEYFYLSLVASVIVGFFTTTLWSYSYTLLQKNIEEKYYGRIVAYNDMLFLSSAAFTSYMIGYLATADISLENIANIMGLGFIVGAFYYAYVIKTKKIKEINI, via the coding sequence ATGAACAGTTATATACAACTTTTAAAACAGGAAAAAATCTTACGAAGACTCTCCTTTATTCAGCTAATTTCCTATTTCGGTGCATGGTTTAGCAATGTCGCTATCTACACACTTTTACTTAAAATGGAAGTTTCTGCCGAAGTTGTATCTTTTGTGGCAATGCTCCATTTTTTAGCGGGTGTTGTTCAAGCTCCGTTTTCGGGTGCAATCATAGATATGGTTAAACCGAAAAAACTGATGCTTTCACTGATAGCTTTAGAGATAATAGCTACTGCATTTTTAGTAATGGTAACGACCCACAATCATTTGTTATTGTTATATGTACTTATCTTTGTAAAGATGGCAGCTGCATCATTTTACTTTACGACTGAGATGTCACTACTCCCTAAAATTCTTGATGCAAAAGTTTTACAAAAAGCGAATGAACTACACTCTATTATCTGGTCGTTATCTTATACTTTAGGAATGGCTATAAGTGGATTTGTAGTTTATCTTTTAGGGATTAAAATCGCGTTTATACTCGATGCACTTTTCTTTGTTGTTGCCTTTTATTTGTTGAGTACTTTGAAAATTGAAGTTGATCTACTTACGCAAAAAGAGAAACTCTCAGAGATGATGCGGGATACTTTCAGATATCTCAAACGCACACCGAAAGCTTTTCATCTTATGGTTGTACATGCTTTTGTAGGGCTTACTGCTTTTGATGCGCTTGTAGCACTTATGGTAGATAAATATTATGCAGGGATTATTGCAACCTCTTTGGCTTTGGGACTGCTTCACTCAGCCCGTGCAGTCGGCTTGGTGGTAGGACCTGTAGTTCTTGGAAAGTTTGTAAACAACAAACGACTGATATATATCTTTATAGCACAAGCATTGGCCGTGCTCTTATGGTCGTATGTGATGGAGTATTTTTATCTAAGCTTGGTTGCAAGTGTGATCGTAGGCTTTTTTACAACGACACTTTGGTCATACAGCTATACGCTTCTGCAAAAAAATATTGAAGAAAAATATTATGGTAGAATAGTTGCATATAACGATATGCTTTTTTTAAGCTCTGCGGCATTTACTTCGTATATGATCGGGTATTTGGCAACGGCAGATATATCGCTTGAAAATATAGCAAACATTATGGGACTTGGATTTATCGTTGGGGCTTTTTATTATGCCTATGTTATTAAAACAAAGAAGATAAAAGAGATAAATATATGA